A DNA window from Actinomadura coerulea contains the following coding sequences:
- a CDS encoding MaoC/PaaZ C-terminal domain-containing protein: MTRNHEWQGRTLGSRTVTYDETRPILYALAVGAGAADLDLVFEERLRVLPTFVLTLAQWAPDVLGSAGAFDVRTAVHGTQRLRVLKPLPRSGSVEMSARVTDVWDKGSAAVFDVVVESEYFEATWSLFAPGSGGFGGDRGPSSRRRPEGAPDGVLTVRTASDQAALYRLLGDRHHLHIDPEAAKAAGMPRPIMHGLCTLAAVTLPLAGSLGAHPADLAELEGRFAAPVFPGDALQVSTWRDGAGPEGGAVLFEAAVDGTTVISGGRARFAAAR; the protein is encoded by the coding sequence ATGACCCGGAACCATGAGTGGCAGGGCCGCACGCTCGGCTCGCGGACGGTGACCTACGACGAGACGCGGCCCATCCTCTACGCGCTCGCGGTGGGGGCGGGGGCGGCGGATCTGGACCTCGTGTTCGAGGAGAGGCTCCGGGTCCTGCCCACGTTCGTGCTCACCCTGGCCCAGTGGGCGCCGGACGTCCTGGGCTCGGCGGGCGCGTTCGACGTGCGGACGGCCGTCCACGGGACGCAGCGCCTCCGCGTCCTGAAGCCGCTGCCGCGCTCGGGCTCGGTGGAGATGAGCGCACGCGTCACCGACGTGTGGGACAAGGGCTCGGCCGCCGTCTTCGACGTGGTGGTCGAGAGCGAGTACTTCGAGGCGACCTGGTCGCTTTTCGCGCCGGGGAGCGGCGGTTTCGGCGGCGACCGGGGCCCGTCGTCCCGGCGCCGTCCCGAGGGCGCCCCGGACGGCGTGCTGACCGTCCGCACGGCGTCCGACCAGGCGGCCCTCTACCGGCTGCTCGGCGACCGCCACCACCTGCACATCGATCCGGAGGCGGCGAAGGCGGCCGGGATGCCGCGACCGATCATGCACGGCCTGTGCACGCTCGCGGCCGTCACCCTCCCGCTCGCCGGGTCCCTCGGCGCCCACCCCGCCGACCTGGCCGAGCTCGAAGGCCGCTTCGCCGCGCCCGTCTTCCCCGGTGACGCGCTCCAGGTGAGCACCTGGCGGGACGGTGCCGGTCCCGAGGGCGGGGCGGTCCTGTTCGAGGCGGCCGTGGACGGGACGACGGTCATCTCGGGCGGCCGCGCCCGCTTCGCCGCCGCACGCTAG
- a CDS encoding lipid-transfer protein yields MSVLPGAAAVAGIGATEFSKESGRSELRLACEAVLAAIVDAGLQPSDVDGMVTFTADTSSEIHIARNLGIGELKFFSRVGHGGGAACGTVQQAAMAVATGVADVVVCYRAFNERSGTRYGLGQADRPMDVSADSAAYAWMNPFGLSTPAQWVAMFARRYMHEYGATSEDFGRIAVVDRRHAAANPAAWFYGRPITLEDHQASRWIAEPLRLLDCCQESDGGQALVVVSAERARDLPHRPAVVWGAAQGSGNDQHMMTSYYRSEITGIPEMGLVGRQLYGQSRLTPADVQAAILYDHFTPLVLPQLEELGFCAKGEGKDFVADGNLELGGRLPANTHGGQLGEAYIHGMNGIAEAVRLVRGTSVNQPGDVHNVLVTAGTGVPTSGLILGADQ; encoded by the coding sequence ATGAGCGTGCTGCCAGGGGCGGCCGCGGTCGCCGGGATCGGCGCCACCGAGTTCTCCAAGGAGTCGGGCCGCAGCGAGCTGCGGCTCGCCTGCGAGGCGGTGCTCGCCGCGATCGTGGACGCGGGGCTCCAGCCGTCCGACGTGGACGGCATGGTGACCTTCACCGCCGACACCAGCTCCGAGATCCACATCGCGCGCAACCTCGGCATCGGCGAGCTGAAGTTCTTCTCGCGCGTCGGGCACGGCGGCGGCGCGGCCTGCGGCACCGTCCAGCAGGCCGCGATGGCCGTCGCGACCGGCGTCGCCGACGTCGTCGTGTGCTACCGCGCGTTCAACGAGCGGTCCGGCACCCGCTACGGCCTCGGGCAGGCCGACCGCCCGATGGACGTCAGCGCAGACAGCGCCGCGTACGCGTGGATGAACCCGTTCGGGCTCTCGACCCCCGCCCAGTGGGTCGCGATGTTCGCCCGCCGCTACATGCACGAGTACGGCGCGACCAGCGAGGACTTCGGCCGCATCGCCGTCGTCGACCGCAGGCACGCCGCCGCGAACCCGGCCGCGTGGTTCTACGGGCGGCCGATCACGCTGGAGGACCACCAGGCGTCCCGCTGGATCGCCGAGCCGCTCCGGCTGCTGGACTGCTGCCAGGAGAGCGACGGCGGCCAGGCCCTCGTCGTCGTCTCCGCCGAGCGGGCCCGCGACCTCCCGCACCGGCCCGCCGTGGTCTGGGGCGCGGCGCAGGGCTCCGGCAACGACCAGCACATGATGACCAGCTACTACCGCTCGGAGATCACCGGCATCCCGGAGATGGGCCTGGTGGGGCGGCAGCTCTACGGGCAGTCGCGGCTCACCCCGGCCGACGTCCAGGCGGCGATCCTCTACGACCACTTCACCCCGCTCGTCCTCCCGCAGCTGGAGGAGCTGGGCTTCTGCGCGAAGGGGGAGGGCAAGGACTTCGTCGCCGACGGCAACCTGGAGCTCGGCGGCCGGCTGCCCGCCAACACCCACGGCGGCCAGCTCGGCGAGGCCTACATCCACGGGATGAACGGCATCGCCGAGGCCGTCCGGCTCGTCCGGGGCACCTCGGTGAACCAGCCGGGCGACGTCCACAACGTCCTCGTCACCGCCGGTACCGGCGTCCCGACCAGCGGGCTGATCCTCGGAGCGGACCAATGA